The Nicotiana sylvestris chromosome 6, ASM39365v2, whole genome shotgun sequence genomic sequence ATAAACACAAGAGTTTCATCTTCTTTGGTGGAGTATCACAAGCTGATCAGGAGGAAATCCTAGAATTTCTAGGAATTCAAAAGGGTAAGCTGCCAGTAAGGTGCCTAGGTGCCCCCACTAAGTTCAAAAAGAGTATCCATAGCCCAGTGCCAATCTCTAATCGACAAGATAATGGGAAGAATAGAGTCATGGACTGCCAAATTTCTATCTTATGCTGGCAGAGTCCAACTGATAAAAAATGTGTTGTTCTCTATACAGACATACTGGGCACAAGTTTTTGTGTTGCCTAAAAAGATTACAAAGTTAATTGAAGCAATGTGTAGAAGTTTTTTGTGGACTGGCGAAGGAAGTATATCGAAGAAGGCTCTACTGGCATGGGAGAAAGTCTGTTTGCCTAAATCTGCATGAGGCTTCAACATTATGAATATAGCTGTGTGGAACAAGGCTGCCATCTGTAAGCAATTTTGGAATTTGTGCaaggagaaaaagaaactgtGGATCTAGTGGATACATAGCTACTACATCAAAGGAAGACACATATGGGATGTTCAACTAAAACAAGCATCGTGGATAGTGAATAAGATCTTAAAAGGAAAGGAGACATTCATGGATGCAGGACTCAGCTATGAAGACATCATGAATATGCAAAGCTGCTCAATCAAAAACATATATCACAGGTTGCGTGGAAGATTTGAAAAAGTTAGTTGGAGAAGGATAGTCTGCCATAATACAGGATGCCCACGATGGACATTTATTCTAACTGTGGCAGCTCATGGGAAGCTATACACAAAGGATAGATTGCAGAAGTGGGGATTGCAGGTGGATCAGAAGTGTGTATTGTGCAACCAAGCCAATGAAACTATACAACACTTGTTTTTTGAATGCACATATGCGAAAGTATTGTGGAGCGCGATGTTAACATGGCAAGGAATTAGAAGACCTGTAGCTGGTTGGGATGAGGAATTACGATGGGCTGaaaagaaaactaaaagaaataCAGCTGCTACAGAGTTGTATAAAATggcagtagcagcaacagtatACCATGTATGGAAAGAAAGGAATACTAGAATTTTTCAAGCAAAGGTGATAGGTTGGGAAGCAATGAGTAAGAAGATCATTCAAGAGATACATTGTCGAAGTACCAAACATACATCAGGGATACTACATAGACTAGATTGGTACCCAGTGTAATAGTTAGATATAAGTGTATATAACAGCATATGGGGAGGGGGTGAAGTATAGGAAAGAAGGTTATCTTGTAAGGATTTTTTGACTTACTTGTAAATATTTTCCCTGGTAATACAaagtttaattaccaaaaaaaaaatattatttgaatttgagatgagaaattattttaatttttatttatattatattagaatgagtgtggtaaaaatagatattaaattcatacaggctaataaaaattcacatgataatgtaataatattaggtattgaataatataaaatcaataataaagaataaatagaaaaaaaactaagattttttatcataggaaaaagtgtaaaacttatttaaatttgagatgagaaagttttttatattatgataagaaaagtcataatatatatccacataactcaagtctaatagtaaaataaaaaactaaaaatattgaaaaataaaaataaattagagataatggaaggacatttataaatcataagtttagaaaataaaataaaataaatatacaatacttaaaaatattattaaattttaaataatttaaaatttttgagcaatatttttgaaacaaataaatatttattttataattaaaaaattatatatttatcttatattattaaagaaaagtagttgagaatgatattaaataaagttacgAGTTAATGAAAAACCACATAAAacgtaataagactatatattagattaaaaaaataggaaaattatgttaacttattagaaatttactattagaaatgaaaagaaaagactatttgaatttaagattagaaagttcttaaaactacgatgcgaatgctcaaattatgaataataccacgaaattgaagtcttatttatgaaaaataaaataataataaaaaataaaattttaaattataaaataaatttctaatataagtaattttagaaaaattaaatttgtatctgaaaactaaaaaagaaaaaaattttatgtaaagaagtaaaatgacagtgaaaatattactacaacatttagatataatatattcaaacaattaagaaaatatttttctatgattaatatctgaatcgagtgcagttagtttgaatttgaatgcatagcataattatttgaaaatgcgttctaatttagaaaataaaatgataaaaatattcgagtttgagatgagatttttttttttgaaaatattacgtaaagaattaaaatgacaataaaaatattattacaatatttagaaataatgtgatcaaaaaattaagaattttttttctatgattaaataaatttttaaaatacaaaataaatttctaatattggtaatcttaataatgaaaattaaaaattaaattttatcttatagctaaaaaagaacaaaaatttaactgtatctaatacaaaattaattataagagaactcaatacattttgaacatgataatcaaataacttatgtattaatatcttaatcgagtgcagttagtttgagtttgaatgcatagcataattttttaaaaatgtagtccagtttagaaaataaaatgataagaattatttgagtttgagatgaaacttattttaaaaaaaatattatgtaaagaattaaaatgatagtaaaaatattattacaatatttagaaataatgtgttcataaaattaagaatttttttctatgattaaataaatttttaaaaatacaaaataaatttctaatattggtaatcttaataatgaaaattaaaattaaaattaaattttatcttaGACTAATTAAAAGATACAATTTAATAcaaaatatgacattattttggttataggtaaaatattaatagaaaattaattaatatttatagtAGGAAAGAGaatatatattaaaaagaaaataaaggtagtgtgaggatacttatactttaaattaattttaatatagataaaatataataattaattatatttaaaaatattactgacaaatttaaatgattaaaatattatgaataagaggataaaagcataaaaatatatcaaatttcgagaataaaacatttttttgtcacatactattaaaaggataataagcaagacattaatttaattctaagctaacaaaaaattatatgatggtataataatattaaatattaaataatacaataactataagaaaagaacaaaaaaaaagaatttacgtaaaaatgatgtgatgaataagacatatttgacttcctgataaaaataaagtgattATAAGAATTTTGCtaaaataatatgatctaatgtgctcAAACAAGACAGATCACAATATGACATGTAGTATTATTTAATATCGACAACGGAATGAAatgcaagtactaaaatcaaggggttatgttgctacaaatatatgtTAAAAAGATTGGTTGTCTACTACGAGATTTGATGTATAATTTCATATCCCGcttcataattaaattctcatgttatataatttttatctgagagatatatattttaagattatttgtacatgattcaaacaacatacatcgcaatttgaaatgatttgtccgcgcatcgcgcgggtaataatactagttatattaaaaggagaatagtgaagcatgtggttaagccaagtgacaagctaaaatgaagtcatTTGGCAACTTAAAGACAACAtaaaaaatttgaattataaatggaaacatatttaatatgtcacgacccaacccccgaacccggtcgtgatgatccctctcgtgaagacaaagccagccagaccaaaacggaacacctcttttaaatagttaatcatcataaacagtaataacatataatataatactcataaattgcataatttaacgataataaccgcaagaaccatcccgacacagcccaaaccggggtgtcacacgtcatgagctactacagaatctgctataggtctacaaagtacggaatccgatacaacagtctgaagaaaacataaatgatagaggataagagagcaaggggctgcggacgtcaacaactacctagtaactccaaatcactgcctagcctagacggaatcagcgctcaggtgcagactctactatacctgaatctgcacacacggtgcagggagtaatgtgagtactctgactcagtgagtaataattataaataatggctgaaagtttgaaaacacgtaaaggcacaaagcaattccatatcaagcagtaaaaatcacttaaagcagtaaatcactgaaaaatcaaatgatattccttttgaaacaagtaaaaccggtaaattaacaggtaaataacaagtagaaatccgcccctcgggcacagtatcaatcgctcagcatagtatcagtctctcgggctcactctcagtacagtatcagcccctcgggctcagtatcaatcactcagaacagtatcagcccctcgagctcactatcagaatagtatcagcccctcgggctacctcacaatcactcatatcagcccctcgggcatagcatcaatcactcagaacaatgggtactcgcgctcactgtgggtgtgcagactccggaggggccccttacggcccatgcgctatatcaagccacctcgtggcatcatcactctacactcggcctcacatcactcaagccacctcgtggcatataaagtatcttaggccctcggcctcatatcactcagcatatcctcacaagccccttgggcattagtaaaacagtagttttcagcccaaaacatgatgtagaaatatcatttaagtttcaaatctgagtaaaagtggttgagtttgtaaaacagtagatatcaacaggactgagttcaaataataagtcaagtagtgaggaaacagtgatacaaatctccgaagggttcaaatagttggcacgaagcccaaatatggcaatcagcccaaatcatgatgaatttcagtcaaatattcggtaaaatcatcaatcgggatggaccaagtcacaatccccagtagcgaaataccccacgctcatcatccagcacgtatcttgcctcaatatagcactacgatgtgcaatccggggtttcaaacccttaggacatcatttacaacaattactcacctcgaactggctaattctctagctcgcgatgcctttgcccctcgaattggcctccacgcgcgtcgaatctatccaaaatcagaacgaatacgtcacaatatgctaagggaacaaagcccaagcgaaaacatttgaaaaatatcaaaatctcgaaattagcaaaacccgagccccgagcccacgtctcggaatcgagtaaaatttacattttcagaatcatcataccctcacgagtctaaccatacccaaattatccaattccgataccatttggtccttcaaatcatcattttgtattctagccaaatctgagttaaaatcacttacctcgataaatttcttgaaaaaccttcgaaaaatcgccaaaatccgagctctctaggtcaaaatattaaataaaacccaaaacctcgtatttataggtacccctcagatttcagctaccgcgggccgcaccaattcgaccgcggtccgcgcaagccagtgcagtccgcgcaaacacaaccgcggccgcacatgccttcctctgcagtgacagactttagtattttgtccataacctttgctacagatgtccaaattacaaTATCTTTACCGTTCTGGAaattagacacgaagggctacaactttcgtttttgaatcacctcaaaatttctTGTATATAAAAAGATATgtgcttccgaagttggaccagcgggaaggttcttcaccgcggccgcgcccacttttgtgcggtccgcgtgatgCCTACCGCGGACGCGGACGCTTTTGTGccgtccgcacagcactcaccgcgggcgcactcatttttgtgcggaccacgtgggtgagttctggggcctgcaaccctcctggacctgctacagctatgattttcggcctaaaacataccggaacctacccgggatccccaaaacttcaaactaattgtaccaacacatcccatgacattgtttaaacttgttcaacacttagaaatgcttacaacaacatcaaatcaccaatttaacataggattcaagcctaagaactctaagaactcttaaattatgctttcgatcaaaaggtctatcaaatcttgtccgaataacctgaaattttgcacatacatcccaaatgacacaatgaagctactgcaactctcggaattccattccaacccctatagaaaaatctcgcctatcaaccgaaatttgccaaaatatcaatttcaccaattcaagcctaaatcttctctacaactccaaaagtcattccgatcgcgctcctaagtcacaaatcacctcctgaagctaaccgaaccatcggaactcacttccgagccttctaacacataagtcaacatccggttgacttttccaacttaagccttcttaaaagagactaagtgtctcatttcttaccaaatcctctctgaactcgaactaatcaacccgatcacataaaacacggataacgaagcataaagaagctaaaataggggaaacagagcgatactcatgagacgactggccgggtcgtcacataatGGAAATAGTAGTCCAAGATTTTCTGTAAGTTGAATTTcattctttaattaatcaaagccaattattttaagatttaaactaaaaataaaaatgttcTCTTTTTAATGACCAAAGACGTAcaccaaaaaaaaggatgcaattTTCATTAAGCAAACCAATATACTATAActgtaggtatctttaattaaatttgtgtataattcagtaaTGGTATGAAtctttttttgagaaagaatcattgtatcttacacattaattttaagttaaaataataattctttatttagtacaagctttgtatttgaccttatttgtgaacaatatacattactataggtatctttaattaaactttgtgtataattcaattaTGATAAGTATCtttttttaagaaagaattaattaaaatttcgttaattttgttttgtatcttacacatttattttaagttaaaataataattctttatttagtacaagctttgtatctgaccttatttgtgaacaatatacattactataggtatcatatacattattataggtatctttaattaatttttgtgtataattcagttatgataGGTATCcttttttaagaaagaattaattaaattttgttaatttcgtcttgtatcttacacattaattttatgttgaaataataatttttatttagtACAAACTTTGTATTTgaccttatttgtgaacaatatacattattatagatacctttaattaaattttgtgtataattcagttatgataGGTATTCCtttttaagaaagaattaattaaataaatattttgtatcttacatctatattatattaaagaaaataatattattaacaagaggacaaaggaaaaagacaagaaaaattaaagtttggtggtttataaaaaaaataaacaaaggtTAAAATTTCAAAAAGCCCAAAGCTAAAAAATGAAGATCTGTGTCATTTCTTGAGCGCACTCGCTCTTACATATTGATTTacacatatattttttaaaaattaagatTTCAGATGCCTTAAATTTGATTTACTATGATAGCCTTTCCTTACAAATCTTTATTTAAGCAACTTTTATTTAGGTTGACTTCTCTACATTACTTAGGGTTTAGCTTACGCACAAACTACTGCAAAATATAGCTCCAAACTATAACTATATCAGCAAAATATCAACGTCCAAAATGAGTTAGAATTTGAAGGTTCGTGTTGTTAGATCATGGCACATTCCAGACCGCGAGAAACCAAAAAATCCTAATACATttgaattaattattcaagatGAAAGATGCATACTCTTTTAGCTGTTGTTATTTTTTCGGGTTGTGATGTATTTTTTTCAAGTTATGCGCCTTACTAActtaactttttttttcaaattttttgtttAAGGGAGATTGAATTCATGCAACTATTAGAAGAGCTGTTATTAAatgatttatcatttaattattgtgtgacgacccaaagggtcatcacctgtttttaatTGCATTCTGttcttccgaggccttgaaaacctcatttagagtcgccttgATTTACGTGCATAGTCCGAGCGCGTatccgaaaagcttaaatatgaaattctgtgaaaaatgatgaaatttaagtttaaaatgaataaatttgactttggtcaatattttgcgtaaacggacccggacccacacccataggacttgggcgtatgcccgtaatcgaattccgaggtcccaagcccgagaaatgaatttttaagtaaaattgttttctgaaaatgtttaaggaattttgaaataaaatctgatttgaaaccgatggtatcgggcccgtattttggtttcggtgcctggtacaggtcttatatatggtttaagtcatttctgtaaaacatttggttgaaaacggagtccgtttggtgtgattcggacctaaattgctaaagttgatgttttatgaagtttgagaaaaatcctttgattttgaggtttgattcattacttttgaggttattttggtgatttgatcgcacggataagttcgtatgaagtttttgagttagtatgtgtgtttggttaggagccccgagggctcgggtgtgattcggatgtgtttcggactTAGAAAATGTTGCAGGTTTCTCAGCTGTTGGGTTTCTGGtacttccttcttcgcgttcgcgggagtacCCACGCGAATGTGATGGGTTAATTGTTGCTGAAggaatttccttctacgcgaacgcgtagctcaggtcccgaacgcgaggctttggggGGGGATAacctttcgcgaacgcggtcctggccacgcgaacgcgaaggccaaatgggcctgggcagggggtggggtagttgtcttacgcgaacgcgaacccTTGGACGCGAATGCGAGGGCTCGAGGAGATTACTCTCCGCGAATGCGAGCTCGTGTACGCGAACGCAAAGGCTCACCTAGCctaaccatcgcgaacgcgaagggtcagtcgcgaacgcgaagggcattTTCGCCCAGTGATTTAAAAAAGGCCAAAACAGAACACTTTCGggattttataaaaatttcacaaacctcttcttctccaaagctcttaggcgatttttgatgcttctcttcaccataatctcttgggtaagtaatctttaacttgttttcttcatttcccatcaacacccactagatttttaggcctaaaatatgtaattaagggtagaaattagggatttggatagagttagggctttttgattatttgtgatttagacctcgttttggggtcgaattctaaaacaaattatatattcgggctcgtgggcgaatgggtgatcgggttttggtccgaacctcgtattttgaccaagcgagctcgGGCTCGATTTTtaggattttgggaagaatgattggaaagttataattgaacattggaattggattgtttagcacttattgatgatattgagtcaattatgtatagattcgattgggttggagccgaatttgagaggaaaagcggtgtttgaggcttgagttggccgtgaaaatttgaggtaagtgttcggtctaacctcaacttgagggattaggagttgagtcctatttgctacttgtttcttgttgagtgcgacgtataggcatggtgacgagtatctatacgttgctatcgcgcatgaccgtgagtcttaaatttgaACGTTGTTGTGCTC encodes the following:
- the LOC138871237 gene encoding uncharacterized protein is translated as MEDLVDNTQSAFVPGRVIADNIILSHELVKGYGRRGVSPRCMMKLDMQKAYDSIEWPFMEQVMTCMKTVTYTVMINGNLTKPFEAKKGLRQGDPVSPFLFVLAMEGDIGSIKLLFKCFMVFSNASGLMINKHKSFIFFGGVSQADQEEILEFLGIQKGKLPTYWAQVFVLPKKITKLIEAMCRSFLWTGEGSISKKALLAWEKWIHSYYIKGRHIWDVQLKQASWIVNKILKGKETFMDAGLSYEDIMNMQSCSIKNIYHRLRGRFEKVSWRRIVCHNTGCPRWTFILTVAAHGKLYTKDRLQKWGLQVDQKCVLCNQANETIQHLFFECTYAKVLWSAMLTWQGIRRPVAGWDEELRWAEKKTKRNTAATELYKMAVAATVYHVWKERNTRIFQAKVIGWEAMSKKIIQEIHCRSTKHTSGILHRLDWYPV